The sequence caggggaCTCACCACTAGTCATGTGAGATACTTTGGCCATCTTCTTGAGGACCCCATCCATCCGGGACTGGGTGTGGTCCATCTCATGAGTAAAGGCGTCCAGCATACTGCCGAGATCAGGATGGCATCAGCCCCTGGAGGGTCTCTGCACACCAGTGCAGCTGGCCGAGGGCTCCTGGCCCACCCCCAGGATCCTGGCCTCACATGCCCTGCTCGTCCAGTTCCTCCCCCACGCGGCCAGACATGTGTTTCAGAACCCGGATGCTCCCAGACACCATTTCCAGCTGTTGATCCTGTTGGTCCATGATCAGCTGCAGATTGGAGGGGTGGGAACTGCGGTCGGCAGGGAGCCCTGAGCTGTCTGCAGGCTCCTCCAACCCGGGGCCTCCAGCCACCCATACACACCTGCTGTGTAACCTGCTGCTCTTCAATGTAGCGAGAGGTGGTAGAGACCACACTGGCGTCCAGCAAGTCACTGGATGACTTCAGGGTGGCTGGCTTGCCTGTAAGCATCTGTGGAGGCCAAGACCTCAGGCTCAGGGAGGGTTGCCCATGCACAGCAGAGACAGAAAAGGTTTGTGGCAAATCTAGATGGTGGTGAGTGAGGAAGGCTGTCTCTGGAGTTGGGATGGCCTGGGTTCCTCAGAGCCACCACTTACTAGCAAGGTGACTGCAAGGCCATATTGTTTGACCTTCCTTTGCCTCactttcctgatctgtaaaatggggagagcTATAAACCCTGTTACCTGAGGATGGAGTGAGGATTTAATGAGTTAATCCAGGGATAATACTTATTATCCTATAAACACGTGTATTTAAGAATTTGAACTTTAATCCCCAAAGCAGCACACCTGGAAGACATGTGGACCCTGCTATAGGACTCCAAGCTGCTGCAGGCCtcagccccccaccctcccagaccCCGTGTGGGTTTATTGGGCGAGGCTGCTGTTTCACAACATGCAAAGAATGAACACACAACATACAGGGGAAAGGTGTACAGACAGAGGCAGTGGGGAGAATGCACACAAAAGGCATgactagggggacttccctggtggcgaagtggttaagaatctgcctgccaatggaggggacacgagttcaatccctgttctgggaaagatctcacatgccgtggagcaactaagtccatgtgccacaactactgagcctgcgcacaactactgaagcccatgcacctagagccctccacaacaagagaagccaccacactgagaagcctgcacaccccaatgaagagtaacccctgctcgccacaactagagagagagagaaaaaaaaaaaaaactccgcgtgcagcaacgaacacccaacacaaccaaaccaaaacaaaacaaaacaaaacaaacggcATGAATGGGTACACACGTGGGGCGAGCACACCCACAGAGGGGAATGGTGTGCAGGCACAAGGCAGACAGGGATCCACACAGAGGTCAAGTGCGTACACAGATAAAAAAAGGTATGCACACATCCTGGaaacagtaacagaaaaaaaaaggccaccaCACACACAGGAAACCAGTATAGACCCACAGGAAAAGGCAGAAGGGATCATACACACGGAGAGAGCTCAGCTGTACACATCCAGAAAGAGCACGCAGGTAGACAGCATGGAGACAACTGTGCACAGAGAAGATGAACATTGACACAGAGGGACAGACGTACTCATACTCCGGAGACAGGAGAATGCACTCAGGGGGATCAGACTTCAGACTTGCACTCAAAGAGGAGGGTCACCCTGAGACAGGGGGTGAGGATATTGGGTTGGGATGCCTTACCTCTCTATTATTCCTCTCCATGAAAGCTATAGCTGCGGGGCTGACCATATGGTCCTTCATTTCCTAGGGGTAAGGACAGCATCAGAGAGTAAAGATACCCCAACCTCCCCATCCTCATCCCACTGGAAACTCTCTTTACCTGGACTGCTTCCCGCATCCTCTCCACAAACACCTTTCTCTCCTGCAGGTCTCCAGCTGGGAGCTTGAACTTGCCTGGGTTGGCTTCCACTATGCGTAAGCCGCGAGTCAAGAGTCA is a genomic window of Hippopotamus amphibius kiboko isolate mHipAmp2 chromosome 15, mHipAmp2.hap2, whole genome shotgun sequence containing:
- the STX10 gene encoding syntaxin-10 isoform X1 — its product is MSLEDPFFVVRGEVQKAVNTARGLYQRWCELLQEGAAVGREELDWTTNELRNGLRSIEWDLEDLEETIGIVEANPGKFKLPAGDLQERKVFVERMREAVQEMKDHMVSPAAIAFMERNNREMLTGKPATLKSSSDLLDASVVSTTSRYIEEQQVTQQLIMDQQDQQLEMVSGSIRVLKHMSGRVGEELDEQGIMLDAFTHEMDHTQSRMDGVLKKMAKVSHMTSDRRQWCAIVVLLGVLLLVLILFFSL
- the STX10 gene encoding syntaxin-10 isoform X2, with amino-acid sequence MSLEDPFFVVRGEVQKAVNTARGLYQRWCELLQEGAAVGREELDWTTNELRNGLRSIEWDLEDLEETIGIVEANPGKFKLPAGDLQERKVFVERMREAVQEMKDHMVSPAAIAFMERNNREMLTGKPATLKSSSDLLDASVVSTTSRYIEEQQVTQQLIMDQQDQQLEMVSGSIRVLKHMSGRVGEELDEQVCWTPLLMRWTTPSPGWMGSSRRWPKYLT